The genomic stretch ATTCAATTATTATAAACAACCGGAACCGCTCATCTAGTTTAGAAAACCTTCTAGCAACCAGGAATTACACAAGCATTGTCTGAAAATACACAATACAGAATCTCATACAGGAAGTTAGTTCATGCAGTCAAAAAACTGCATATCCGATTGTAAATAGGACTACCGTTCATTCAGAAACATCTGGCAGCAAGGAAAATCTAACTGATAGACAAAAGGCACATCCATCATACATTATGAGTTACAATATTTTGAGAATGCTCACATAAAGGTACACGTAACAGCACAAGACATGTGATCAGTCAATACATAAGATGACTAATACGAAAATCTGTGTTATCAGAGAATAAACATCCAtacaaagattcgatgcgaGAGGCTACTCTAAAATTTACATGAACAATCAGCTACTCTAAAACCTAAGCAAGACAATGAATAGTGACATCATCTATCGTGTTCACAATATAAGGAGTTatatacatcttcactcagcctGATGCTCCTAGGCTGAAGCCAACACAAAACATCCATGGGTCCTAGCTACAAGCCTACAATGCAGCTCGTCCTTGGCCCTTTGGTAGCTTCTTTGTTCCAGAGTCTTCCACATCCTTTAGTTGGTAATAATGTGGTGCTATCTCTACCAGCCATTCAGGCTTCAGTTCTGTCACCTGGCGCATAAACTCCTTTGTTGTGAGAACTAATTCGTGGTATACTACCCACCGCGGACGTATCTCTGCTAATCCTGAACTAGGATGGATATGTACGGTCTGAGGGTTCTTGACAGTCTTATATGTACCATCCCTCTGCAACCGTGCAGAATGATGGAAGAAACCTGATGTTATAACTTTTTTAATAGCATCTAAATCACTGGCATTTGAGCAAATCTCAATCTCAACTCTTTCCATAAGCCCCTCTAGTTGATCCCGAATATCCCTTGCCCTCTTCATGCTGCGCACCTGTATATAGTTTTCATAACACCACTGAGTCGAATAGTCTGTTTCTTTCCAAGAATTATACACATTTAGTAGTGCTATATGGTCCCCAACATTGCCAGTGTGGAAGTTCAACCTTGCATTATCTGCATGAACTTGTTTGTCCTTCGGACGATAAAATATAGAATTGCCAATTGACAACATGGATGCAACGGAGATGATCTCATCAGAACACTTATATTTCTCTGAAGCAACAATCATCTTCGACAACATAGGATCCAGTGGAAATTCtgccattcttcttccagtCTTAGTCAACTCTCCACGACTGTTGAGTGCACTGAGAGCAAAAAGTTGTTCCAGAGCCCTTAACAGGGCTTCTGATGGAGGTGGATCCATGAAGTCAAAGTTAAccaagtcatgaataccaagacTCTTGAGTGTAAGCACAACATTCGCAAGATTGGTTCGTTGGATCTCTGGAACAGTATTATCTTCTAGGTCGTGCATGTAGTTATAACTCGTGTATAGACGGAAGCATTTTCCAGGTCCAGTGCGTCCAGACCTTCCTGCCCTCTGGTTTGCTGAAGCTTTTGAGATAGGATTAATAAGTAGAGATTCCATTCCTGTGCGGGGATTGTATGATTTGATCTTACAAAAGCCTGGATCAATAACATACTTTATACCATCAATGGTTAGTGAAGTCTCAGCTATATTAGTGGCCAGAACCACCTTACGGGCACCCTCGGGGGTTGGCTCAAATATCTTAGCTTGAAGCTCGGTAGGCAGATTTGCATAAATAGGACATATAATTAATTCTGAAATTTTGGTGCCTAAGCCCCTTGTTCTGTGTTTAAGGATTTCATCAACTGTTTCAATTTCCTCCTGACCTGTAAGAAACACCAGGATATCTCCAGGGGGTTGTGTCACATGTATCTGTAAAACAGTGACAATTGCTGCATCTATGTAATCAGCCTCTGGGGCTTTTGTATAATGAATTTCAACAGGGTATCGCCTCCCAGGTATCTTGAAAATAGGAGCTGAATCGAAGTAGTCACTAAATTTTTCTGCATCAAGCGTGGCACTCGAAATGAGCAACTTCAGGTCTGGTCGAAAACGAGAAATATCCTTCACCAGACCAAATAAGATATCCGTGGAAAGGGTACGCTCATGAGCCTCATCCACCATGACAACACTGTAGCTAGCCAAATCTGGTTCACCAAGGAACTCCCTTAGAAGCATTCCATCAGTCATGTACTTAATAATTGTTTTATCTGAAGTGCAATCCTCAAATCTTATAGAGTAACCAACCTCATGTCCAAGTTTAACACCCATTTCTTGAGATACTCTTGCTGCAACACTCATGGCAGCCACTCGACGAGGTTGAGTACATGCAACCTTTCCTTTCGCAGTATACCCAGCCTCATGAAGGTACTGAGGTATTTGTGTTGTTTTACCGGACCCGGTCTCGCCCACTATGACGATAACCTGATACTCTTCTACAGCCTTAAGCAGTTCATCCCCAAATTTGAAAACTGGAAGCGTCTTTCGCTCATCCTGGAGCTCCCTTTTCAAAATATCTTTTGCTTCAATGTCCTCTTTATCTGAATCGTCTTCAGGCTGGGTTCCTACTATGACTGATGATTTAACAAAATCAATTGTATCTTCGAATACATACTGATACTCATCTGAAGACGGCTTCTTATCTTTGGATCCAAATTGCAGTTTCGATTTTCCTATTTGGTGTTCTCCCCACGCTTCCTGTTCAGCAAAAGGGTTCATTTTATCCTTGGCCTCAGGATCTTTGTACCGCTGCATGGCCACAGAGAATCTCTTTTCTTGATTGACATTTTCACCCATGTCATAAGCTTCAGGCATTTTGTACTCACCAACATCATCAGGAGTCTCAACATGTTCCTTGACAAGATCATATATCTTCATCTTGTATCTCAACTCCTTTTCTTCTGCCTCTGTTAGTTTCACATCCTGAAAAATGTACTGGTGGTCCAGAATTTCATCACGAATTTCCTCAATTTTTTTGTCCCGGCGCTTTTGCAGGTATGCTTGCCTTGAGAATTTTCTCAGATCAGATGTGTCATTCTTGTCCATTGCTTGAGATCTTCTAGTAAgctcttcttgttcttccttaGATAATTGTCGCTCCATCAACTTCCTTGTGTTAGCCGCATCTCTTTCTCTCATGTTCCTTTCTAGCTGGGCCTTTTCCTGCTGATCTCTAATCCTTTCTTTCTCTTCATCAGAACTTCCATCGCCACTTTCTTCATCCTCCTCTTCTGTTCGCTGACGGACGTTCCTTCCAGAATCTTTTGCCACTATTTCATCATCACCACTGTCTTGATCTGCTTTCCTCCTGAAATGCTTCCGACTCTTAGATGATGGATTTCTTGAGGTCTTTTGACTTGTTGGTGTCTGGTTGTCGGTATCATCATCCTCGTTGGCCAACAGCTTGTAAGTGCTCTGTTTCTGGGCAAGCTTTGCCGCCTCCCTCTCCTGCTTCTGGTAATTACTGATGCCGCTGGCCCTGCGGGGAACCTTGGCGTAGACATCCGACGCGAAGGCACGGGTCTCCGCAGACGAGGTGAACCCGAACTCGACGAGCTTACCCACGAGGTCACCCGTTGAAGAGCACTCCTTCGCGAGCCTGATGACGTACTGGACGACGACGTTCTTGGAGTAGCCCAAGAGGCTCATGAGCTTGTCGGAGACCCACTCCCTGAGCTGCCCATCGGTCGCCATGCCCTAGCCCCTCCGTTGGCCTCCTCGAATCGGACGAAGGGAGTGGAATGGGCGAGGGAAGGCGGGTTGGGCTAGGGTTTATCGGCTGTCAGCGCGAGGTGGGAGAGACACCAGGCGAACCAGAAGACGCGGGGCGTTGCCAGGTGATCTgatggcggcgacggcgagccgGCCCTAGGATCTGAGATGTGCAGCTAGTGCACGGGCCGGCCCTAGGATCAGGATCGGAGCATGGAGTAAGGCCTCGTTTAggcagttcgcaaaatttttagtttttttactatagtattttcatttttatttaacaaatattgtccaattatagagtaactaggctcaaaagattcatctcacaaattacaggtaaactgtgcaatcagtttttattttcgtctatatttaatgctccatgcatgcgaccaaagattcgatgtgacggagaatgcgaactaaacaagaccttagtttagcccaaaaccaaaaacttttcaacacaTCGAaccacacatgcatagagcattaaatatagataaaaacaaaaactaattaaaatcgcgaaacgaatcttttaagtctagttactccataattaaataatgtttgtcaagtaaaaacaaagtgctacagtgttaaaatccaaaaaaaatttgatctaaacaaggcctaaggtcaACAGGCACAAGTTGAATCAGGACATAAACTTTGGGTTGTGGATtgggttaggccttgtttagttccattttttttacaaaatgaacactgtagcatttgtatttgacatatacttatctaattataaactaactaggtttaaaagatttgtttcgtaaattacaaattgtgcaattaattatattttttatctatatttaatgttgtcgtaagattcgatatgactgaaatctgaaaaaaaaaattggatttttttttaactaaacaaggccttaggatcCAACCATACCAGGGCTAGGCTAAAACTATCATCTAAACCGTCCACGATGAAAATAAAACTATTGTAGAACTATCAAGATGTAAAAACAAATATTTTTAAAAGTTAAGCtagattaaacatcttgttTTATAGAGGGGGGATTGGACTTTATGATAGTTATAGTtaacaaaaaaaatcatgttATAATAATCAAGGACGGATCCAAAGGGGGTTGGGTGGGCTCCAGGTCCccctataaggccttgtttagttcgcaaaaatttcaagatttctcgtcacatcgaatctttagtcgcatgcatggagcattaaatatagatgaaaataaaaaactaattgcacagtttacctgtaatttatgagatgaatcttttgagcctagttactccgtgattggacaatatttgtcaaataaaatcgaaagtgctacagtggccaaaaacgaaaatttttgcgaactaaacaaggcctaagtctgATTTGTCTATTAAATTAGTGTTAATTAGTCTTAAAATCTCTATATGTTTACTATTTAGCCCTCCCTTTGTCCCCATCCTAGATCCACCACTGCTAATAATTAAAGATGACAAATATTGCTCACCCACATATCAAATGGTTTCCTTgtatatttataaataaaaagggacGAAAATTTATTCAGCCAAATTTTGACCATCATATTCTCTTTCTGTTTAGGTGTCCCTCTACTTTCCGAAGCATAATAACTCTAGCTGATTTTACTAAGAGTACATCTTGGTTGTTATTATCCGGTTCTTGATCTGAAATCACTCACATACTTTatatgagctaaaatagtttgcgTTCAACCATAGTACGGAGtctaattataaaatatattagaACAAATGATGCAAAACGTAAATTCCATTCAGCTCATAAACATGTTTGATAGCGCCTCTTTAGAATAGATATTTTTTTCCTGAATCATGTGTTTTCGCTACATAAAATTCTTGTATTCCAAAAGACCAAAAGATATGATAAGCACCGCGTCACTTGAATTTTAAGTTTGTTTAGAAGGTATAAAATTTCGAGTTAGAGAAACCACTACATCATTTAGAAAACTTATAAACGCCAGCCTCACATGAAACAATGTACTGTTCCTTATGACGCTGTGGATGCAAATGCTTTCTACTAGGGAGCAACAAAACGATGCCGATACCGATGAACTCGCAGGCCGCAGCCTACAAATCAAGCTGCTCCAGTACTAAACATCTTAAGGAACCGTGGTTTGGCAAGCGTTAACATGAACCTCTGCAAGCGGTCAAAATAAAGGAACCAGCAGGGCAAActcattccaaattaaacgagaAGCAGCACATTTTCATTCGACGAATATACATTTCTCGTGCAAGTTTCTGCAGCACAAAATATCAGGAAGGGAAAAATGAATATAAAACAAAAGCAGACCAGCCGACATCTAATATCTGATATAGATAAATGTAATGTAATACAAGACATTTTGATACTACATACAAGACAAATAAAGTGCACAAGCCTCTCCACAAGACATGACGCCGTGAGAACTGCCCTCCAAGCAGCAACCAGTGAAATGACGCTCCAAAACTGTCCCGAGGGTGAGCGGTGGACTGGTGGTCTTCA from Sorghum bicolor cultivar BTx623 chromosome 3, Sorghum_bicolor_NCBIv3, whole genome shotgun sequence encodes the following:
- the LOC8074510 gene encoding pre-mRNA-splicing factor ATP-dependent RNA helicase DEAH1; translated protein: MATDGQLREWVSDKLMSLLGYSKNVVVQYVIRLAKECSSTGDLVGKLVEFGFTSSAETRAFASDVYAKVPRRASGISNYQKQEREAAKLAQKQSTYKLLANEDDDTDNQTPTSQKTSRNPSSKSRKHFRRKADQDSGDDEIVAKDSGRNVRQRTEEEDEESGDGSSDEEKERIRDQQEKAQLERNMRERDAANTRKLMERQLSKEEQEELTRRSQAMDKNDTSDLRKFSRQAYLQKRRDKKIEEIRDEILDHQYIFQDVKLTEAEEKELRYKMKIYDLVKEHVETPDDVGEYKMPEAYDMGENVNQEKRFSVAMQRYKDPEAKDKMNPFAEQEAWGEHQIGKSKLQFGSKDKKPSSDEYQYVFEDTIDFVKSSVIVGTQPEDDSDKEDIEAKDILKRELQDERKTLPVFKFGDELLKAVEEYQVIVIVGETGSGKTTQIPQYLHEAGYTAKGKVACTQPRRVAAMSVAARVSQEMGVKLGHEVGYSIRFEDCTSDKTIIKYMTDGMLLREFLGEPDLASYSVVMVDEAHERTLSTDILFGLVKDISRFRPDLKLLISSATLDAEKFSDYFDSAPIFKIPGRRYPVEIHYTKAPEADYIDAAIVTVLQIHVTQPPGDILVFLTGQEEIETVDEILKHRTRGLGTKISELIICPIYANLPTELQAKIFEPTPEGARKVVLATNIAETSLTIDGIKYVIDPGFCKIKSYNPRTGMESLLINPISKASANQRAGRSGRTGPGKCFRLYTSYNYMHDLEDNTVPEIQRTNLANVVLTLKSLGIHDLVNFDFMDPPPSEALLRALEQLFALSALNSRGELTKTGRRMAEFPLDPMLSKMIVASEKYKCSDEIISVASMLSIGNSIFYRPKDKQVHADNARLNFHTGNVGDHIALLNVYNSWKETDYSTQWCYENYIQVRSMKRARDIRDQLEGLMERVEIEICSNASDLDAIKKVITSGFFHHSARLQRDGTYKTVKNPQTVHIHPSSGLAEIRPRWVVYHELVLTTKEFMRQVTELKPEWLVEIAPHYYQLKDVEDSGTKKLPKGQGRAAL